The sequence CAGGGGTGACAGCAAATGCCATGCACTGAAAGGAATACTCAAATAAATCACAGTAGTTTTTCATAATTTACATACATAAAACCAAACACTGCAAATTATATAGAGTTGTATTCACTTGAAAAATAGGTCAGAGCAGAGCAATTTTGATCTActtactgtgggaaaaaaatgcctgtTAACTGAAGACTGCACCATGAACATGAACTATtgactgcactgactgtgtttacCACATACAGCATTCACAAACTTGCAAGCAAACCGGAGATGAACCAGGCCTTTTGTTTGGccttacttttattttattttatgtttttttttttttttttttttttttttttttgtttttgttgcatgcCATAGCCATACACTGTTATATACCATATACTCTTTGTGTCAGTATTCACTAAAGGTACTTCCCCCACTTTACAAAGCTACTGGATTTTATATCAGTTTAAATTGAGTGattcatcttttcatttcattttgttttgttttttattgttgctcTGTACTGACATCTGTGCTTTAATAtctttaaaagtaaaatgtaagtGAAAATCATTGCCTACGATCACAGCATGCTCTGGTGTCTTCATAGTTGACATTCCCAGATACATATAGGAAgaggtgcaatccattttctaaTTTTAACATTATACAGCTTTATAACACCATTGTCTTCCATTTATTCCAGGTTGTACTATCCAAGCAATCCCAGATTAGTTTTGTCTGCAACTTATTAACCaatattgttttccttttccctttttcccccaGACGATTTCTGTTTCCGTATCGGTCCTTACTCTGAGTGGCATTGCCCAAGACCGCTGGTATGCTATCTGCCACCCGCTGATGTTCAAGAGTACAGCCAAGAGAGCTCGCAAAAGTATTGTTCTCATCTGGGTTGTGTCGTGCATCATCATGATTCCTCAGGCTATTGTGATGGAGTGCAGCAGCCTCCTCCCTGAGCTTACAAACAAGACCAGCCTGTTCACCGTGTGCGATGAGCACTGGGGAGGTTAGTTTGTGCACAAATCAGATCATGTGTGTGCCGCCACATCTAGAGCTTAATCTTGAGATGAACGCCTGACCTTAGGCCTACAAGGACAATCTCATTAGTTGATTCGGTGGGCTAAAATTAACGTACCATGTATATATTTCTGCTGGCACAAATTGTTTGAACACAGTCTCCGCCTCAAAGAGCTGATAAATAAAGATAGGACTGATGACCTTTACAGGTGTTAGGATAAGACAGTCAACTAATTAAGGTTAGCAAAGAAAAATCCAAAGAGAATAAAGCTTTGCTGTTCTGCAACGTCTTTACAGAGGAGTGAATGGAGGTGGGTGATCAGTCTGATAACTTTGAAACATATTGGGCCACTTTGCTTTCAGATTAAGTCGTATGAAAGAAGTCCTCCAATTATATTGATTATGATCATGATTAACATTCGCTGCATATATTGGCACTTAATTCTGTAACTGTCCATCTATAAATGACACAAATGTCTTTGACAAATGTGCTAATACAGCATAAAACAGCAGTATTGTCCTTTGTAATCTACATTCATGCTCTTCACAGTATACATCAAATTAACAGAATTTGAACAACCTTTTCTTTATTGAAATGAATTATTAAATGGCTGACCacgatgtaatgattttttaatattatttaggTTGGAGCGTGCCTCCAGTAGTCTAGATCCCAATCCAGTTTCATTATGTATGCGGCATACAGTACATTTCCTTTGAACTGtatggaaaaacaaatctgttcataaataataattaaaaacttGTTATGTCTCATTCTCTTCACAGCTGAGATCTACCCCAAGGTGTATCACACCTGTTTCTTCATTGTCACATACTTTGCACCATTATGTCTCATGGTTCTGGCATACATCCAAATATGTCATAAACTGTGGTGTCAACAGGTGTGTATTAAAGTGCACTGTATGCATCTAACAGTCAGACTTTACCCATTATGTCAAAAGTGACATGACAAAGCTTCTTTAGCAAATGAACAGTTGCTGATGTATGGATATTTTCTGATTCACAGATTCCCGGGAGCTCATCTGTGTTGCAGAGGAAATGGCGGACTTTCCAGTGTTCAGCTCAGGCTCCAGCGCCCGGCGAGTCAGTCAGAGTCCGAACCAGCACTGTCTGTGCCGAGATCAAACAGGTCCGGGCCCGGCGCAAGACAGCCCGCATGTTGATGgtggtgctgtttgttttcGCCTTGTGCTACCTACCAATCAGTGTGCTCAATATCATGAAGAGGTAATGATCTCTTGTTTTCTTCAAGCAGCAGAGCACAAAAGTCATTCAAATAAGGAGAAAGATGCACAGCAGACTTTGTTAAGCCAGGGCTCACACTCCTCCAATTAAGGGGTTGCAGTTAAAGGGTGAACTAAGGGGTATGTGTTATAATACAAGATATGGTACTTTTAGAATACACAAATCATATGTGCTCATGTACTCTTAATGTATAGCATTgataacaaacaaaatgaaacatgaactGATATCATGTGATGCTTCAACTGCAGAGTCTTTGGGACTTTCAAGAACACAAATGACAGAGAAACCGTGTACGCGTGGTTCACTTTTTCACACTGGCTCATCTATGCCAACAGTGCAGCGAATCCTATCATCTATAATTTCCTGAGTGGTAAGTTTCTGACCTGAGACATTGTTTAGACTGTTTGTGATTTTCTCACCCCCCCTGCTGGACAGTGTGGCAGCAACAATAGTATTGCATTagtctctccttttctccttcatttGATGTGATGTCCTGGGTTTATAATTCCAGTATTCATATGGGGTCACGTTCATCAAAAAAAATCCTGGTGTGAAATTACAGTCTCAAAGCCCATTAGATTTTAATAGCCCCAGTTTGTGACTGATAAAGAGATGGTCATCCTTGGCGTTTGCTTGATTGGTAATTACACCTCAGTTTGAAAATCATCACAAGATATTGTTTGAAAGATTCATTAGGACTGAGTCAATCAAGCCTTCAAAACATTAttcactaaaataaataaagaaacaaatatCAGTCTCCCCAGGTGATGACTggagaaaattgaaaattgcTAGTGTTCAGTGCAGTGGATAAAAGGTTCAGAATGAACAGTTTCTGAACCTGGAGTCTGACtgaaaatatttcttattttccacAGGGAAGTTTCGAGAGGAGTTCAAGGCAGcattttcctgtcattgtttTGGTCAAGGTCAAAAGCAGACAAAGAGGACGAGGACCAGAACAAGCACTGACAGTCGCAAATCCTTGTCGACTCAAGTCAACAATATGGACAGTGTGTCGCGGATATCGGATCAGGTAGTGTAGTCCGACCCTGCTGTCGACTTATCATCAACCCCTGTCACACAGGACACAGACATCCATAAAGGGAAAAATATCGTAAAGCTGAATTGAAATTGACCATTGGAAATGACAGTTGACCTAAGGATACACTGACCAATGGAAACActcatcacccccccccccccccccccccccccccccacccccagatAAATCCTTAATACCTGGTGAATTTCGGTTTGGGTCAGGACACAGAACTCACTGGAAAGTAAGTGAGGGTTGTAGAAAATCGAACAATCTTCTGAAGATTTCTCTTCCCACTAGAAGCTCATTGACCTCATCATACCTTGAACACAATCCCAAACAAGACTTGGAAGGATCAATAGGAATACACAGAGTCTCTCACATTGTTTATTATTAACACTGCTCAGAGCTGGATACAATGCTGTATGTATTGACTGATATTCTATTACATATCTTGTTGTCATGTAAGGGGGgaaattatgtgtttttaatcacacatgcatactgtttttttcattttctgactgtatagttttgtttttggtgcagttttttttttttttttttttttttttttttggttatgagACAATACAGGTCAACAATGTTCTGAGCAAGAAAATCCACTCAAAGGTGCCGCTGGGGTTTGTGAACTGTATCTAGTAGCTTtccattaatatttttattagtcTCATGAAGACAAGGACATCCCTAGATGTGCACTCAAGTGTACAAATGCTCATCAATATGACTGTTGGCGCAGCAAGTATGTAAATGTTGCACTATCAAACACATTTGCATAAATCAAAAGACAGAATATTCATCATCAAGGCTCACAGCCAGGACCTTTGTTGCATGGCCTTCCTCTGAATCTCGcctgtcttctccctctccactgaaaaaatgttcacTAAAGAgaaatgtcatgaaaataatatatataaaaggAAAGATTCAGACATACAGTAACTCAATATGATGTGAACCAGGATGAACTGTGTCCCACTTTTTCATTGTGTAATAACAAAATGCATTCCAGCTATTTTGGTGCTAGAGTGTCTGCTTACTCTTACTTTTGATTATTACTGTATACAGTATGGCAGCAGCtcaaaaaagtgttttccacatttcattgtttcattgttttttctgtggaaaaaaaaacaaaaacaaaaaaaaaaacgggtgtTACTTTAGCTATTTGTGACGAAGTCTGCACACACCTGTACAGCCAAATGGTTGTGAGGGACAGATCAATTTCCCCAACTCTTGACATGAAGTCCAATTAGGACCGGCACGGTCATTTAATGGACTACCACCACAAATATGCATGGAGTGAATAACTTTTCATCCTCACAAATGTTTGATGCATTAATACAATATATAACATCTTCATCATCCCCTAAGCAGTGTAAAAAATGGTGTGTAAAACATTTGGAATATAACAAagaattcacaaacaaacaaaaaaaaaccctgttgcCGGCTTCTGTGCTATTCAAAATTCTTGCAAACTACACAGCTTGTGACATCATCAAATATGATACacaacatgcatacacagttatagaaatattttattatggCAGTTGGCAAAATACTTAACTCTCACCTATCCATAAattctgtaaaattaatttgcaGCCATCTTGGCCCTTTAATTGCAAAAGCcaatataataatagtaataaaaaaaaacttcattgttatttattgttgttctcTACTTGAGCCAATTAATCTCTTACCCAGTAGACATAAGCTTCTCAATATTTCTGTTCCAAATAAGATTGGAGCTGTTTCTGCATCCGTGACTTTCATGGGAAAACAACCCctcccaccacctcctccctgCCCTACCCACCCAcccgcactcacacacacacacacacacacacacacacacacacacacacacccacaaacacattaTTTGCCAAGGTGCTCATAACTGACAATCATGCCAAACTACCTTGGCTAACGCTGAGCTAGTTTCTACTTGTTAAAACTTTGttaaaacatgttattttgaAACCCCAGTTTATGTCACTGTATAgcgacacactcacacacatacacacacacactgacctggaTTTTTTGCTGTTGCTAACTGTTGCATACTGTAGTCATCAGGCTAAAACATACTTCATCGTGCTGTAACTGCTTCTGTCTGCATGGCACTGTGCACAGGCATGATCAGTACACACCAGCCACAATGTCCTTGTGCCCATCAGGCTTTTTAGTCCCGACTTTTGTGCAGGACGTGTAGGCTCAAGCGTGTCAGTTAAAGATACAGTCCAAGTTGCAGTGTCAACTAAATAATTCAAATTGCTCCAAAGTCAAATGGTGATATGCCAGAAGATGAAGGTAGTCAAAAGAAATCACAGCCCAATGACAGAGTTTTGAGAATTTTTAAATTCTGCTGTGgcagatttcttttttattattattcttttaattattattattcattcacaCTGATCATAGCACAACCATTTTTAACAAGttttcaaatataaatttaaaggTTTAAAGCAATGTGGATTTTTCGTAAAAccatttccctgtgtgtgttcgtgtgctCAACTTGGTCATCACTGAACCAGATCTACTCTCTAATTTAAAGGTTTATGTCATGAAAATCTGGCAGTCACCACTCCAAACCAATTAGACCATGGCTTCCTTATTTAACACATTCATGTTTTCAAACATATGCTAGTCAGAACTATATTTTTGAGGGTTGTTTTGTGCACATGAATGAAGAGGCGAAAATAGAATATCTGCGTTCTACATGCAGGCATCCGCGGGattgtttcttctttcttttctgatgATAAATATGTTGTTTGATTAATATTTTGATTGATATTTTCAGCTCTGACTCATGCATCCTCAGAGATCAGTCAGTTTTTCTTCATTGGCCTTCAGTGCTCCCCACGATAGATGGAAGGATACAAGTGTACAGCCGTTAAGACTCCAACcatactaaccctaaccctaactttgacggctttggagttgctgtcaggtttattttttcactttgacagagctaggctaatgactcccatagacctcaagtctttatgctaagctaacactggaggtgaaaatggtttctcaagctgtgtcccaattcagggtctgcatccttcaaagtccgcatttgaaggccagttatgtcacaacactgcgcgaaggcctgtcccaattcatccaaagtcgaaggatccttcaaattcgcacttcaaatgcgtcctccgtttcagccgttggtagtcaattcggaggatgcaccgcgactatccttctcgggctcccgtatcccaagatgctttgcgtgctgctgctcagttgaaaaaagttaactgaaatggcgACGGCGGCATCTAGTATATGCaaatattcagatttcactattatttataatagtgaaataatatataaaatattcggtttttactcatttgaacatccaacaccatatgttaaaccaaaacccctttctttactgttttgtcttgtctgacgGAAGGAAtcgttatctttctgtctccggagtttgttgtcatggtaacggcggttacgcgaccaggaaatactccgaaggctagaccgttccatttggttgacggggaggaTGCATCGTCCAAAGTCCATGGCCTTTGGAGGACCCGGatttcgaaggatgcagaccctgaattgggacacagcttcagtctcagtctggataagtcagaaatgttggagtattcctttaatgctTACTACTAATGCTTAATCAGCCCACCACTGCACCCATAAAAAAACTATATCAgttgatatatttaaaggtaCCCAATGTAGTTTTGTGACCATTAGTGGCGCTAGAGTGCACACAAGGAAAACCAGGTCCCTGTAATTGTTGACATCACATGTTCTTCCAGCAGCCATGAGCACAAAGATGACATGTAACACATGCTCATGTAAACGGTGCAAAAATGTTCCAAAATTAAGTTTAACAAATATCTTTTCAGGTAGGAATTGCATTCAACATTAGGCCTTAAGGATACAAACAACATTTTGGTGAGAAGTTTGTGAgtgtaattaaaacaaaatgtgtttatgtatgaaatgaatgaaatctaCATCTACATTTCTATCTTTAAAAATACTAAGTCTCCATAGCACAAAGTTCTTTTAAGACATGAAACAGCCAATGTTTTGGTATCTAAAAGTAATTAAAGATGTGAGAGCAACACATCTCTGtaatttcacactgaaaatttGCAATGGCTGTTGTAATTAAGTTTTATAACTCTGCTGTTAATTGCTCACTGGCCTGCATTGCTGAAGCCTCTCCAGAAAGGTGTAGTGCTTTCTTGAGTCCAACATGAGGTGCTCTACCTGTCTACATGATGTTTGATATAGTAGATCTTAGaattttatatattataaataGCTCTCTGGCTACTTGTATAGTTAAGTTTTGTTCAGCCACTCAAGAAATGATGCCCTTAACAGCTACAGGTCTATCTCTTAACTGAGAATTTTATCAAAAGTGTTAGAGGAAAAATTGCTTTTACTTAATCATCTTATTCATTGAACATGGGCACTTTGTGAAAAATTGTGAACAGAAGAACAGTGTGTGCTTTCAGATCTTATAGACCTTATTAAAGTATCTGACACGGTGAAAACAGAATGCCTCGAGCGCTGGTAGAGTTGGCTGAGATTGTGCGTCTCATATAGAATCTCAAGTTTAATACCAAATTCTTCAGCACCTTGACAGGCACATGAAAGACATCTGTGTGGTCCCGCAGGGTTCAATCCTAAACCgcctcattttctccctctatACGCCCCCACTTGGCAGAATCATTTGAGAACATGCCTTTTCCCACTGTCGTGTCAACAACACGCAGCTGTAGCCCCATATTCAGACCTAATGGGCCAAATTCCATACACACTCTTAAAGTAATAATTCACCCTAAACCTGTGTAATTTGTATCATTTGCTCACCCTGAGTTGTCGAATTTGGTACAAAAAGTTTTGATTACAGTTAAAAAATGGATGGCGATGATCAGCAACTGCAACAAAACGCCCATTTCAAAGTCTCAAACTCTTGTGCAGCATAATCCAAGTATTGACGCTCCATTTGCATGTCCACTATATAGCAAACAAATGTAGTTTTGCTGAAAAAATAGCTAAATTAACTTGTGATGAAAGCACCATGCACAAGCGCCTGTTCTCATTGTGTGTCCTGCGTGTCCACCGATATGAAGACCTCCTTGTTCACTAATTGACTAAGAGTCCTACACACTCACCGGTCACACAGTGTCTTGACTGAGGGTGACTTCCATTTGGCTTAAGCTTCACAGACAGAAAGTGTTAGAATTAGAAACTGACACTCTCATATCCGTCTTGCTGTTTTAGGTAGAAGTGCTCCTTTAAAGAACTGCCCTACATACTGTATAGCAAGTGCTTGATGGTGCAGAGCATTTTATACCTTATTAACAGCAAATCAGAAATAGTCTCATTGGGCTGTCCAGAAACTGATTGGTAAAGTGACTATTCTACTACAAAATGCAAATGGACAGAAacctgtacagtacagtattttCGACAGTTACTTTAGATAGACCTCTTTCATGGCAGCCATTATTGGGTTActtatgacattaattaaggttgcCTTCTGTTTCAGTGTAGtggagcctttccagtgagccagcatgaacaacgcCCGGCCTCCGGCTCTGTTAGACCCAAATGGAACAGAGCCTAATTAATACTGTTAGTAACAcgtgtgtttaccctgctgtttAATGTGAAaacggctgctgtgaaaaaggcctaTATGGAATCAGTTTCAAAGCATGACTATGTCGATCTGGCCCCAGGCTACACTGCAGTCCTCTCAGGGCACTCTCTTAAGCCCCAGGCTATTCTTAGCGCCAGAATAAAGATAGCCTGGGGGTAGCTCACATTCCCTCCTTCCTCAAAATGCTACACCTGGGTTtaaattcaacatatttatcCATCTGCATCACGTTGCTCCCACTGGCCCCAATCCACACTACCTGTGTTTGGCACTATGTTTCTGGAAATTTCAAGGTTTAACCCAAGAAAAGTGGTGCCGAGCCAAGGGCCAAGGTCAGTGCGTAAAGTGTGGGAATGTGGATACCTGCTTAGTCCAAGGTCTAAGCTTAGGACATCCTTAGCTCTAGGTCTTAAGCTGCAGGGCCTCCTCAGCTCTAGGTGTTAAGCTGCAGGGCCTCCTCAGCTCTGGGTCTTAAGCCGCAGGGCCTCCTTAGCTGTGGGTCTTAACCTTTGTTGTTTCTTAAGCAtaattaatttcactttttctcatatttttctgaATAGATCAGTATTATAtcacctgtgtgttttactATTGTTTTATGCCCTCCTGTCTGTTAAGCACAATCtaaggtatttatttatttattggaagtgCTATACATACATTGATGGCACTTTAATGGGTTTTATTGAATGCACAGAGCTTCTGCAACCGGTGACAGAATGGGGCCTTTTGGATGTTTTCACCACAGCTTGATTTGCATAAATTTCTGTGTATGAGACATTATTGACTGGTAAATTTTCATCACAATTGTAGCGGATTAGGGTTTTCTTGCATTTGAATTATTTGTATTTCTTCATGtcttgaaaatgccctgaaaatgTGAAGTTTTCAGACTTTCGCTCTTTTGGACTCGAATTGTCTGGTGTTTATCACATGCTTATGTACAGTTCAAATGTTATGTTAGGCTTGATTTTAGATGTTCTGAAACACCATCTGTGGTCGTGGTGATGTGACTAGATGTGGTGTTGTGATGCAATTTCTTCAACAATTGTACTACTGCTGTTTTCACACTGGAAATCGACTGATATTGTAACTAGCTGCAGTTTGTGAAGAGGGGGAAATTTGATTCAGTGAACATTCAAACACAAATTCACCAATGAGGCAAAACAGTGAGTGATGACAGCTCTTTGAATTTTTGACACCGTGTCAtttgtgtgggaaaaaaaaaaagaaaaaagaaggggaaaaacaGTTCTCTTgtgtctctgctctttttttttttttttttttttttttttttttgcaaggtgCTTTCATGGTTTGTCATGATTGTATTTCTATTAACAGATGCTTACCCATGCCGTGAATGTATTTAATTTGCTGTGTTAAGACCaactgaataaaatgtgttaatGCCTGTTAATTTGCAGCACTCAGTATACGCTCTGCCGTTGTGTTGTATAAATGAGTCCTAACTAGTAGAAATTACAGGAAATGCTGATTATTAGTGAAATGTGTCCTAGCAGTCAAATCAGTCAAATAAAAGGCCAGTTATAAAAGCTTTACATAAACTGTCTCTGCTgtgtaataattaataaatgggACTAAGTCAAAGGAGCAACTAAATATTACTCACTGATGAATACAATGTCTTTCCAAGTTATTTAAAACAGCCAGGCTGACTGCTGACCTCAGCCTGTATGAGCTTAAAGAAGAACACACCCTTGGACACTCTTTCATAAAGTGgtgcatttattcattaatttatgcCCACTTCTACCAGCTGATTTGCTCAAGGCAATGGATTTAAACTAATGGCTTTAAATCAAAGGTGGGCATACCTAGCCACCTactttgtgcacacacactgaagtgaagtgaagtaaGCAGAGATCAAGTCAGATCAAGTCATCTTTATTGACATTCCTATCTAATAGTTGTTGGGGATTTTGCCCTCTTTGTACGGGcacatttaaacattaaaaatcacattatgCAGTACATACACACCCTACCTCTAGCCAGTTAGCTTCCTTAATGGGAATATAAAACTGATAGTACAAATACAGCTTAAACATCCTAAAAACATCAGAGGAATTTAAAGTGCATCACATGGCATGAGTCGCAACACTAATTAAGAGTTCGGAAACTCAGATAGCCTCAGgatgaatgttgtttttttgtttttttttaactgagccTTTGAACCTTTTCGCTGAATGGATGAGCGCAACGAGACAAAAAGCTGAACGAGAGTGGTCATCTGTGATCTTCAAAGCCCTCTGAATGAAGAGAGCTTCATGAATTAAGGAGAGAGAGGCGGGTGGACATCCAAATATTTTGGACTGAACTTTGATCACTGTCTCTATGTTGGCACTCAGATTTATAAAACTAGAGCAGCCTATATGCCAAAATTCTTCAGGTACCTCAATAAACGAtattctttttacattttggggaGTTCTATGA is a genomic window of Myripristis murdjan chromosome 15, fMyrMur1.1, whole genome shotgun sequence containing:
- the hcrtr2 gene encoding orexin receptor type 2, which encodes MSGITVNLDCEECLSHVANTTELHLHPDLDEDDELLKYIWREYLHPKQYEWVLIAGYIIVFFVSLIGNSLVCFAVWKNRHMRTVTNYFIVNLSLADVLVTITCLPASLVVDITETWFFGNTLCKVVPYLQTISVSVSVLTLSGIAQDRWYAICHPLMFKSTAKRARKSIVLIWVVSCIIMIPQAIVMECSSLLPELTNKTSLFTVCDEHWGAEIYPKVYHTCFFIVTYFAPLCLMVLAYIQICHKLWCQQIPGSSSVLQRKWRTFQCSAQAPAPGESVRVRTSTVCAEIKQVRARRKTARMLMVVLFVFALCYLPISVLNIMKRVFGTFKNTNDRETVYAWFTFSHWLIYANSAANPIIYNFLSGKFREEFKAAFSCHCFGQGQKQTKRTRTRTSTDSRKSLSTQVNNMDSVSRISDQVV